The sequence below is a genomic window from Euwallacea fornicatus isolate EFF26 chromosome 1, ASM4011564v1, whole genome shotgun sequence.
TTAAGTCTGTTCTGGCTAATAAGAATAAGGTATTTCACTTTCCTAAGCCAATAGTCTCTTTGGAGTTGGTCAGCACTCGGCCATGACCTATTGATTCTCAAGgcaatcatttttattcatatcaCCAATCGTGGTCCAGTAAAGGCGGTTAATTTCTAATAACAGCTGTTTAGGCCTTCAGTTTCTTTTTCTACCCAAATATAGGCGCACAACACAATGGATTTAGCAATAAGACACCGGAAAATTGTTCCGTTTGCCTTTAGCGATAAGAATTAACGTCTGTGGCGGATATGACACCATTTTTGCCATTAGTTTATTGCATAAACGTCTGGAGATAATGACGCTGTTTCGAGTCACATACAGAATTATAGGAACAGAATAGAGTAGCGTTATTAATTCTCCTTAAGTACCTGTGGAATCTATAAAACGTATAAAATAGCTCGAGGCTTCCAACATTCTCGGTAGGTACTGCGTACAAGTTTCTCCGGTTTAGAGGTACCATTCCGAAGTCAACATCAATAGTTTATTCGCATGTTGTCGACATTATTTACTTCCCGGTCATTATTCAAAGTAAAACATCATATGgcaaaaagcagaaaaaaacatcaaagttAGTGAAAAATACGTCACTTTTGTAATGCTGTCAACCTTACATTTACATtagaaaattaccaaattaCTACGTTAACGTATAAAGTcattaagtttttcatgaGATAATTTTGTcttattaatgaatatttagcaaaaaatccCGATTAAACTTcaagttaaataaattatcacaTTTTGGGTTTAAATCGAATTCGATATACACACGAGCATTATTAGCTCAACAAAATCGGAAAATgatatgtataaaataattacaatattGAACTGAAAACGATTTCAGATTTCAGTGTTTTATAGAAACTTGATAGAACGAATTataaaaacagtaatttcCATCTTACTTTCTTAACATTAAGGTGGGACAAATGCAACTCGTCTTCAAGTGTGTTAGTTTTTGTAATGCTCTCAAACTTCGCACTCACATTGGAAAATGAACATACTATTACGTTTATATGAGGTTACGAAGTCCTTCACAAGTCAATTTTTCCTTGATGATGAACATTTAGCAAAAAATCCCACTTTCAATTGCAAGATCATGTAATACTCACCCTCAAGGACCGAACATGAATATTATTAACTCAACGATATTGGAGAATAACGATATAACactgaattgaaaattatttcatatatCAATACCCAATAGAAACGTAGTACAGCAAATTATAAAATCAGTCATTTCTATCGCAGTTCGGTGACATTCATTAGAGCGAGACGAACACAACCCTTATTCTTGCAGAGAGGCGGCAGCACCGCTCTTTCCGCGTCTGTCACTTCCGGTTTGATTCCCGCTCAGAAAAATGCTCCAAAGCAGTTACAAGGCGATGTACCGGCCCAATTTCTATGAAAGTACATGTTTACGGTGCAACGAGACTGTGTATCAAGTAGACCGCGTCGGCCCTTTGAAGGACTTCACGTTTTTCCACAGTGGTTGTTTCAAATGTGCGGTGTGCGGGACGAAACTTACCCTCAAAACGTACTACAACAACCAGCATAGGCAAGAGGATAAGGAGGTGTATTGTAGTGGACACGTGCCGAAGATCGGACCAGGACACTTGGACGGGTCTTCCGTGGGGATTCGTAGTGCGCTGAACGTGCCCAAATCGTCCAATTTCGTCAACGAGCAAATCAGAGGTCCGGGGAGAAGCGGCATTGAAAACGAAGGTTAGTAAATATGTAAAGTATACGTGCAAAATGTGCACGAGCAAAATTCTCTATAATAGACAACGTTATTAGTACATTACACAGCAATAAAGGTTGTAATtgtgtaattaaaattaaagttttgttaaaatttggcTAACTTGCCTTTCAATTCCACACAACTGCCCAGAAGGTGCTCGCGAGACAAAGAGAGAAGGTCGTTTTCACATAGTATTGAtgcagaaaaatttcatttttaccagtagattgaataatttataatagaaAGAATTATGGATGACAAAATAGGCGCAgcgaaaaattaagttaaagtTTGACAGTTGGTGTCATGCATATGTGCAAGAGAGATGACGATTGTAAGGTGGTTTTATGACGTTGTTGtgataaaaatatgtacaatCCTTTATAAAGTGAAATCATTACTCTCTTTTTAGGACgtactttcaatttaaatatcagAAGAAAGGTGGGCGCGTATTAATCAGGAAGCGATAAAATCAGACCACATATTATTCATAATCGTgcggtaataataataattatttaaggcctttgatttaaatatttgaccaACCAATTGAATAATCATTAGAAAgcttaataattgaaaaatcgtcATTATTAGAGTATCTTATAATAAGGATCGCGGATTTATACGATTGTTAATTTCCTTCTTGACGTAATTCGTTGATTCATTTTGTACAGATAATACATCAACTGCATATATACGGTACGTAGTTGCACGTAGTCACTTTTAGCGATTATGCGTAAATCAAATATGTTTCATGTGTGCACCCACTTTTGCTTGGAATTAACTAAAATAGTAGTACCCATGTAATTCTAAATGCAAACATGTAATTGGTAGTAAAAAACCTTTAGTTACCGTTTGGGTAAAGTCAAGGCTAGCGCACTTAATTCCCATTACTAGTAGATACGAATTTTTAGCGTTAAACTGGCACATAAACGGAAGGCCGTTATTCGTTTATAATATTCATTACAGACTTGTGCAATGAACGagaaacaatttcaaatttttgcaaaagtaATTAGACTGCGACTTTATAGCTCCTCAAGTGTTGATATATTTATATGGTtgctaaataaattatataacaacaacaacaataataacatcTTGATGATGCATCAATCTGGAAGTGACGTTTGCCGCACGGCCTTTTGTTGTTGATAGTGCCAAGCAATCTCATTTTGTGACAATTGAcggaaatgttttattaacaatagGAGAGAAAAACAATgagaaaaaaagatattcgATGACTatgaaaagaaagaaattttgatcaCTCTTTGCGTTAACCAAAAACATGATTTATATGCCTAGAAAGAAtgatcttttatttaaatttttgtcgttAGAGATTAATGTTTGACAAGAGCACGGAAACGCATTCCCCTGTTCATGGGACTAATGTTAGAAGTTGATTATTGTTTTCTTGGCTTTGTGTATATTTGGCTGCCTATAATAAAGTCATGCACTGTTGAAACAGAGCGTGTGCGAGTGCAATTGGCGATATTAATAatacttaaattatttaacactttaattatgttttgtaTCATGcatgagagaaaaaaaagtatagtGTTTCGCTCCCAGAAAATAATGTTCTGTGATTCGGGAATATTATCAAACTGTTCTGTCAGTTACAGAAAACCCTTCCCTTGATCATTCGTTAAACAATCTACTATTAAAGTTATGCGCTTGAAGAAAGATTTATTATGCCTTTTTGTGTATGTTGAATATTctgatatgttttttttatgttaaagttTGCACGTTTGCAATAAAACTGTGAAGCCTTCTATTTATAGTATCTTTAGCTATAAATGGTGTCCTATGAAGTATCTGCTGCAGTGTGTTGCCGAAGCACTTTTAAATCAAAAGTGTCCAGTTAACATTTGTTTTAAAGTCAATCGTAATCGAGCGACGagtattttaggttttttaattgctccATAAAGTATAACCACAACTGAACTGGGTGCGGCTATTTGGCCAGCACGATCGTCAGATTTACAGTAAAAGCGAATATACTGAAATCACTAGATGTAAGTCGCAACAACAGATCCCGACAGTAGGTATTCCACATGTACATTGATGATGATGTAAAACAGCCCAAATTAGTCTTGGAATTTAAAAGCATTCTAGAAGTTCTCTCGAGGAAAAACTACTAAATATTAATCTCCTTTGTGTTTTGGAACACGTATAGGTCCCGAATATGCAACCAGAAGGCAAATAGTTTGAGTAGTCCTTATTTCAATCACAAcatattaaaacttaattgttCGCAGCCCATTTAGAATCATGGCAAGTAATAACTGAAGCCCATGTAAAAATTTCTTGGTGCTCATTCCCAATAACTTGCAGGCACATTTGAAGATCAATGGCCAATGTATCAacgaataaaaagaaaaaaaagttaattttttaaattgaaatattttctaaacatCTAATATTTCCCAGACGTCATAGGTGACGTCATCATGtgtacatttttgaaattttgacagCGGAACCTTATTAAAACGTACTTCTATATGCCTTTATCgtttatttcaataatcaCGCCGCTCGAAAATGCTCTCTGAAACgagtttgttaaaaatctattaCAATCAGTATTGCAGGTTGTCTATAGTAGGAACAGAGCAAGAAGATTAATGCTTTCGAACGcggcgaaaaaaaaatgttgattttttaaaaatcaaaataagttttgactaagctaaaaaaagaaaattgaaatgacatttttcagCCCTCCAAGTGCGGACGCATTTAAACGGCAACTCGCACCATCAGCCGCATTCACCCCCTTATGGGGAAAGAGCAAGTTACAGCCCCACTACCTACACAGACGGGGCATCCCCTACTGCAGGCTACCAATATGGCCGTTTTGACGCTAGCGCTCTTCATATTGCCCACGCTCTTAAGCAAACCGAGCTGCAAAAAAGCTACAAAATGCACAGGGAAAAGCCTATAGATGCCTACCTGGTGAGTTAAGCTTGAGACTGGAAGtcttaagttttattattatgaataaattattatttgcattaataattatttctattcGCTTTTAAATTCAGATATGTTTTTTTCCTGGTGTTCGAAGGAATTTTGAAGCCGTGTTATATTCTGGGCGTACTACGTCATAAGGTGTGTCAATTTCGTGCGCATTTTCACTGACGTCACCGTTTCGATTTCCAATCTAAGATCCGAGGTTTTATTTGACTTTTTATGTTTTCTCATAATGCTCGTTCCAACCTTGAGATAAGGACCGCGCGGAGACGCTTCCTGAGGCCATATTGGTGCCGCCTCTGATAAGTATCTCCATAACAATCGTATCTTCATAGAAAATCTTCGAGTAAAGCACGATGGACCTTGGTGCCAATGCGCTTTAAGAAGAGACTCTTCGTCAATCACTTTTATATGCCACTTCCATATGAATCAGTGAAATCTCGTTAGTTATTGCGAGGCTTGAGCAAAGGCGGAAGCAAAAAACCACTTTTCTCTTCTATTGAACAGTCGATTTTGCACCTTAAAGCAAACTTCCTCGTCGTCGAAGAAAGCGGTCGTCCCCGCCGTCTTTTTTTGGGGCGAGTTTTGcgcattttctattttctacTCTATAACGGCAACCGATCGAAATTAAAACGGATATAACCACAATTAATTCGGCATAATAATAAGGTATTAAGCTATTCTTCTCCACGCACCAAAAACCCATTCCGcggaaaataaaatctaattaagGTAATGGAGTGAGCGGACTAACTGTACCGCCATGCTGGGgctttttgaaattcatattTCGCATGCATATTCTCTTTaactctttttttcttttataatttctaatattatCACGCGAATCATAAAAACGTCTCCCCGAGTACCACCCCCATGTGCGTCGTATGTGATCACCCAGGATGTTACCATCCGACTACTGATTTTTCCTAACCCACTTGAACAACCTAAGCTCGCAGGAATTCTGAACGTCTTATCACAAAATAAGTAATTCTTCTACTGTCACCGTTACTGCGAATTTGCAACGCAATCAGAACAGAACTCGGCGTGACTCCTCGGAATAATTCGCTCTTAATCTCTTTCAATTCAAACTGATTTGTGCAGAATGCTCATGTACTTAGAGGGGATTTTTGCTCATTATGTGTTCTTTACATCGGAAATTAAACATTGGTTCTTGCTCTCTATTAATCACCTTtgaaaaaacgttatttaCGTTTGTTCCTTGACCAAGGAAGTCAAACTTCTCTGAAATGGAATGTAATTATTCAATCGGCAACTAATAGATCTAAAACAGCCATtttgttagaaatttttttttcttaaataatgtAACTTTGGCCCGCCTCACTCGCtgcaaataattaattctaattactcattatcatcAAAAAGCGCAGGTCTTATGCAAAATAGAAAGTGGATATTGCAATTTAGGCGTTTTAATCCGATTCAGTCGCTTTAATCGGCGTTTCATGATCTTTGTGGAGACATAATTTAACGCGTCACATCTCCAATTTCATCGTTatacgaatttattttttcaaattatcgcatatatattctttaatattgaattaacTTAGAAATAACTTTATGCGTAACACTTCTGGATTTTTTCAAGTCATTTCTGTCCCCAGATTCAAAAGAACAATAATAATCTTGATAACGTCCGAAATTGGGGGGAAACGGTGAGAGACAGaatcaatttttcagtaaCAAAATTAGGTTTTTTATGGTTGGACTAATCGGAACATTCAGAAAATTTACATTCGGAGTATATCGGCTGTTAATTTGGTACaatcaacaaataaatttgaaaccagttctttttatttatgaaattgcACTACTCAAAGTTTTGCCTCCTCTCCTTGTGAATCAGTTACACTACTGGCTTAGAATGCTTAGTGTAGCGCAGAGTTTCCACAACAAtcctggaaattaaaaatttaactcgaGAACAATCATACGCGTACTTAACGTGAGTTTCAAGAAgtgaatttttcaagaaaattaacCACATTGTCGTAACAAGTTTGGAAACTTAATATCGATATCTCCTTCAACTGACTACGCCACTGTCTAAGATGAAGAAATAATTGCAGGATAGCTTCATTTCGGTTCAGTTGGAGCGACATTTCTTTCTCTCCTTCAATTCCATTAATTACGCAGACAACGATGCATTGATAGGATGCCCAAACACTACTACTGACCTAAAATTACTATAGTACTACCTCTGTCACGCGGTATTCTTGTGGTACGACTGTATGCCAATGTATATCGCAAACGACGCATACcaaacacatattttctgCACTGATAAGTACCGAATTGCGTAATGGATTTTACggtttttaatatcaaattccGATCGCCTACAAAACCACAGAAAAACGTTTCGTTATTTGCCGGAGAGGTCGCGCCATATATGGGACAGCTACACACAAAACCCGATCACCGCTAAGCGTGACGTCACAGTACCATCGTTACGTCACCTGTTGCGTGGACTTCGAACAGGTAGGATGGAGTGGGCTCTGGTTTTAGGATAATAACaatacgacattaatttttcttaactcgattttcttaaatattcgTACTTCTGGTGATGCAGTAATTTTATCCATTGAGTGGTGACGTCATTGAGAATGCACGTATAATCTTTGAATAAACTTCTACCTGTACGATATAACGGGGTAAATAGCGATGTGAATTAATGTTATGAGAACCGATTTTTATACCGTGGGACAGACACCGTCAGGAAATGGTAAAAAACTACAATGAAATCCATTCCATGACGCCTGCGGAGGATTCTCGTTATTACATAACTGATTGTAGATTAATTAGagttttaatgatttaaataatatggTACTCTTTTGTAGGACCGAGATGAACAGAGACGCCTCGAGATGATACATAGAAAGGAGGAAGACGATTTGTATAGGAAGTTTGCGCGACACAGAGAAGAGGAGGAGAGACGGATACGAGATGAATTTAGAGTACTTCACTGCTGAAACgtttatttctttataataaaaatgttttaatgaacAGGAAGAATGGGAACAGGAGTTGGAAAGACTTACCAGTAGGTTCGAAAGGGAGATGCAGATGAAGCGGAAGAGAGACGACCAAAATATCCTCACTTTGCGGCATCAGCAGGAAAGGGAGGATCTGGAAAAGAACATGACATTAAGACGGGACAAGAAAAAGGAGTCTTTAACTAGGAAAATGCTGGAGCATGAAAGGTAAAAGTGCCATTAACTTAATAATCCTAATATCGACAAAACAAATCTGAAATCGAAGTCATCAGAGACTCAAATCTACTTAGTAAACTATATCGGTGAGGCAACTGCAATGCAGTAGAACCTATCGCGTAGGTgctacaataataaaaatttgcattttcaacatgcacacacacacacacacacacacacacatacacacacacacacacacacacacacacacatcaGGAATCACCATTATCGTTAAATGAAGAATTTCTCAGAGCGGCAACGGCAGCTCTGGTCGAGAAACAGAGCTATGAGATGCTGGAACTAATCAACGAAAAACGCAGCGAATTCATGCAGGCAGAGTCGCTCTATCTTGACCACAACGACGGTTACACAGAGGAGGCGCAGCCTTACCCGGTGCATGCGCCCCCACCTGCCCCTCCGGCTCTAAGCAAGTTCCAAGTTTACAACGACCCCGTAGAATTTTCCAATGTTGACCAAATCGCAATTTCCGTTGCTCAAGAAGACCAAAAATCTTTCACCGACCTGGTGCGCCAATTGGTAGGCAGGTGCGGATCCGACATCGAAAAAGCCAGGTAAGAAATGCAGTCAGAAATATTCCATAGCAGTAGTAGTAGTAATAATTAGTACTCTCCCGGGGACCCAATTTCTTGCTGATTAGTAACCATGATGCCTTGGATGTAGTCGAGTCTGGCAGGATATCTCTGGTTTGTCTACCCTCCCGCTGATTGTATCCAGTTTTtctgtatacatttttttcctcaGAAATTCAGAGACTTATAGggatcattttaaatttccttttaacaaTGTCGAATAAATAGTTTATGGTCTCAGTAAATAAATCCTCACTACGCCTCTGTTTGCGACCAATCAAGTTGCAAATCTGTGAGTTTATATGCAGTAAATAGCAGGTCTTACATGGCGGGTTACCAAAGTGCAGACCCGTAGGAGACTCTCGGTCTGATTACTGAAATGGTAACCAATATTCTATATTGACCATAACAGTATTCTACTTATCTTGatgatgatttattaaatttaaatttactctaAAAACCATTACCATTCTTATAAATTGAGACACTGGTCGTCACTGAGCTTGCACTTTTCCTAGAACGATATTTCGGTGGATAACCGTGAAAAACCTCAACACCATGTCATTCGATGACAATCTTCGGGGAGATACCCCCATGGGGCTGCTTCGCGGCATCAAAAACGGCACAGAAAGCTATCACGTGCTCTTCAAAAGGCTGTGCAGCTATGCAGGATTGCACTGCGTGGTCATTAAGGGTTACTCCAAGTCCGCAGGTTACCAGCCAGGTGTTCGATTCGAGGACAATCGCTTTAGGAATTCCTGGAATGCGGTCTATGTGGCAGGTGCCTGGAGGTTCGTGCAGTGCAATTGGGGAGCTAGACATTTGGTCAATGCTAAGGAGGCGCCGAAGGCCGGAAATAAGGCCAAATCTGACAGTTTAAGGTACGTGTTACTATGGTTTTTGCGACGTTTTCTCCACTGGAAAGATGTATCTAGGTACGAGTACGATGATCATTATTTCTTGACGGATCCGAAGGAGTTTATCTACGAGTTTTTCCCTCTGCAGTCTGAGTGGCAGCTCTTGAAAAACCCGATTACACTGCAGGAGTTTGAAGAGTTGCCATTCGTTAGGTCACTGTTTTTCCGATACGGGTTATATTTCTCTGATCCGAAGACGAAAGCTGTTATGTTTACGGACTCGACCGGTAAGCCAAGAGACAAGAAATCAATTTCAACATCAGAGCGTAAACATGGAATTTCAGGGGCAGCTACCGTTAAAATAGCCATGCCTTCCCACATGCAAGGCACTcttattttccattataacttaaaattttacgacAGCGACGGGGATACTTTCGAAAGCGTCTCTCTAAAGCGATTCGTCATGCAGGTAAAatcacataaagtgctatttttgagtaaaaaatacTCTCGAAAACTTTAGTCGGTGGTGGGCAACACTGTGGCCTTCAGAGTGCACGCGCCCTGCAGCGGCGCCTTCCTCTTGGACATATTCGCGAACGCGGTTACTCCCAAAGAGTATCTGACGGGTGAACCCATGAAATTTAAGAGTGTGTGCAAGTTCAAAATTTGCTGTGAAGATCTACAAACTGTCATGGTTCCTTTGCCAGATTGTGCAAGTGGAGAATGGGGACCTACGAAGGCTACCAGGCTGTTTGGATTAGTGCCCATTACCCATCAGGTACGATAACACGTGTTTAATTTACTGGAATTTCCTCCATGATTTTACTTTAGGATGCACTGATTTTCGCTGGCCGTGAACTAGAACTTCAATTCCGCATGTCGCGCCAATTAACGGACTTCATGGCGACCCTCCACAAGAACGGAGTAGAGGAAAAGCGGCTTTCTAAATTTGTCTCACACAACGTTACAGATGATATTGTGACTTTCAATATAAGTTTCCCCGAGGAGGGCCAATACGGGCTGGACATTTATACGAGGGAAATGGCGTCTTTACAGGACTCTCCCGGTGAAAAGCACCTGCTGACGCACTGTTGCAAGTACCTCATCAATTCGTCCAAGCGCAACTAGAGGTTACCTGAACTTTGGGGATTTGTACATTGAAGTGAACTTGGAAGGAGCGACAGACTGCTTGCAAGTTTTACACCGAGGAATATC
It includes:
- the Hil gene encoding hillarin; translated protein: MLQSSYKAMYRPNFYESTCLRCNETVYQVDRVGPLKDFTFFHSGCFKCAVCGTKLTLKTYYNNQHRQEDKEVYCSGHVPKIGPGHLDGSSVGIRSALNVPKSSNFVNEQIRGPGRSGIENEALQVRTHLNGNSHHQPHSPPYGERASYSPTTYTDGASPTAGYQYGRFDASALHIAHALKQTELQKSYKMHREKPIDAYLDRDEQRRLEMIHRKEEDDLYRKFARHREEEERRIRDEFREEWEQELERLTSRFEREMQMKRKRDDQNILTLRHQQEREDLEKNMTLRRDKKKESLTRKMLEHERAATAALVEKQSYEMLELINEKRSEFMQAESLYLDHNDGYTEEAQPYPVHAPPPAPPALSKFQVYNDPVEFSNVDQIAISVAQEDQKSFTDLVRQLVGRCGSDIEKARTIFRWITVKNLNTMSFDDNLRGDTPMGLLRGIKNGTESYHVLFKRLCSYAGLHCVVIKGYSKSAGYQPGVRFEDNRFRNSWNAVYVAGAWRFVQCNWGARHLVNAKEAPKAGNKAKSDSLRYEYDDHYFLTDPKEFIYEFFPLQSEWQLLKNPITLQEFEELPFVRSLFFRYGLYFSDPKTKAVMFTDSTGAATVKIAMPSHMQGTLIFHYNLKFYDSDGDTFESVSLKRFVMQSVVGNTVAFRVHAPCSGAFLLDIFANAVTPKEYLTGEPMKFKSVCKFKICCEDLQTVMVPLPDCASGEWGPTKATRLFGLVPITHQDALIFAGRELELQFRMSRQLTDFMATLHKNGVEEKRLSKFVSHNVTDDIVTFNISFPEEGQYGLDIYTREMASLQDSPGEKHLLTHCCKYLINSSKRN